GCAGTTTATTAACCCCTGATTCAATATCTGTCTTATATCCATATAATGTTTTACCTGCAATATCAGTTACCATTACCGTAATGGTCTCTCTTCCTGAAGCAGTATACTCAAACTCTGAAAATCCGCTGCTTGGGTTGGGATAAAGTTTCGCTTTGTTCTGCCCAGCTGAAGTTTTACTAAAAGTTGAAGTTATAGGAGTACATGGGTTAGTATCACATATGTAGCAGAGAAATTTAGTACATTGAAGAATATAGGTTGTAGAAGTAGTACGGGTAAGAGTTACTCCATATCCATAACTGCTATTTGAGCCAATATCATAAAATAATCCACGATCCATCTCAGGGGTCCAGCATCCCGGAATAATGGTTGTAGCTCCTCCAATTGCCATTGGAATTGGATAATAACGGCTTGTCAGACCCGGATTAGGAAAAGATACTTTAAAAGTACGTATTACAGGTGGGCTTCCTATAGTTGTAAAGACATCCGGAAGTAAAAAATTTTGAGTAGTAATCTGACCTTCCGGAAAACCTTTTGTTTCTACTATTGAACCTGTCTTAAACTGTAATGATACCGAAGAGGGAACATATCCGGGAGCATTAGGTAATGGAACCGGGGATTGGTCTTCTCTCTTTACACTTACTGTTGTACCTGAGGGGTCAACGGGAACAAACTGAGCACTTAAAACTGTACTGCAAAATACAGCCGCTACAAGAAGAAAACCTGCTTTTCTTCCTCTTAAAAATGATTCTGATGATCTAAAGATCGTTGTTAAAGTTTTTTTCATAAAGTAATATTTTGGTGATAGCGTTCTTTCTTATCACGGGACGCCGTTACCGATAAACAGGTACAAGTTGTCTCTTTTTTAAGGAAAAAAAAAGAACCAATGAGTAAGTGAGCAGGATAAAAACACAGGCGAGTATTTTGTTATTTTGAATGCGTAAAAAAGCTGTAAATATGATGTTTGGGGGCATTTCTCATTCTGGGGAATTTTCTATATTAGCCTGAAAACTATGCATCATTACCGTCTCATATTATTCCTGCTGTTTCATAGCCTGCTGATATACAGTCAGAAGCCACAGCTCCGGCACTATAGCTTAAGTGACGGATTGCCCAGTAACACAGTATATTCTGTGTATCAGGACAGTAAAGGGTTTATCTGGTTCTGT
The sequence above is a segment of the Chryseobacterium culicis genome. Coding sequences within it:
- a CDS encoding T9SS type A sorting domain-containing protein, which produces MKKTLTTIFRSSESFLRGRKAGFLLVAAVFCSTVLSAQFVPVDPSGTTVSVKREDQSPVPLPNAPGYVPSSVSLQFKTGSIVETKGFPEGQITTQNFLLPDVFTTIGSPPVIRTFKVSFPNPGLTSRYYPIPMAIGGATTIIPGCWTPEMDRGLFYDIGSNSSYGYGVTLTRTTSTTYILQCTKFLCYICDTNPCTPITSTFSKTSAGQNKAKLYPNPSSGFSEFEYTASGRETITVMVTDIAGKTLYGYKTDIESGVNKLPIDLQKGLSGTYYVNWSSSNGNAGSLPIIKK